The following coding sequences are from one Polynucleobacter sp. JS-JIR-II-50 window:
- the cynS gene encoding cyanase, which yields MDRSVVTQKIIEAKVRNGMKWSDIAKAIGESKEWVTAGCLGQMTFTKVQAEAAGKLFDLTDEEMAWLQIVPYKGSLPTAVPTDPLIYRWYEIVSVYGTTIKELIHEEFGDGIMSAIDFSMDIQREPDPKGDRVQVVLSGKYLSYKTY from the coding sequence ATGGATCGTTCAGTAGTTACACAAAAAATTATCGAAGCCAAAGTTCGCAATGGCATGAAGTGGAGTGATATCGCAAAAGCAATAGGCGAATCAAAGGAGTGGGTTACTGCAGGCTGTTTAGGTCAAATGACCTTTACTAAGGTGCAGGCTGAAGCCGCTGGTAAGTTATTTGATTTGACTGATGAAGAGATGGCTTGGTTGCAAATTGTTCCTTATAAAGGATCTTTGCCAACCGCCGTTCCAACAGACCCATTGATCTATCGTTGGTATGAGATTGTGAGTGTTTATGGCACTACTATTAAAGAGTTAATCCATGAAGAGTTTGGCGATGGCATTATGAGTGCAATCGATTTCTCAATGGATATCCAGCGCGAGCCTGATCCAAAGGGCGATCGTGTTCAAGTAGTGCTATCAGGTAAGTACCTTTCTTACAAGACTTACTAA
- a CDS encoding metallophosphoesterase — protein MKLHVLSDLHLEFADFTPASNSADVIVLAGDIGLRAEGVTWARKSFPDQEIIYVAGNHEFYGSQRSHVIEDIQNTCAENGIHFLDDDGIELHDPQSNTPVRFLGATLWTDFLLFGEDLKSKCLSYGELYLNDFRRIRDGDRNFSPKKSIQLHEKSLAWLQKEFEYPFDGKTVVVTHHLPSMLSVAQRYKPDLLSACFASELAHLFGRMSLWIHGHTHDSCDYQMNGTRVVCNPRGYVRSNHAENPAFNSSLIIEI, from the coding sequence ATGAAACTTCATGTACTGAGTGATTTGCATCTAGAGTTTGCTGACTTTACCCCTGCATCAAATTCGGCAGATGTTATTGTTCTGGCGGGTGATATCGGCCTTCGCGCGGAAGGTGTAACTTGGGCCAGGAAATCTTTTCCGGATCAAGAAATTATTTATGTGGCTGGCAACCATGAGTTCTATGGTTCTCAGCGTTCTCATGTCATTGAGGACATCCAAAATACATGCGCAGAAAACGGCATTCATTTCCTAGATGACGATGGGATTGAGCTTCATGATCCCCAATCAAATACTCCCGTCCGTTTTTTAGGGGCTACGTTATGGACGGACTTTTTATTATTTGGCGAAGATCTTAAATCTAAATGCTTATCGTATGGCGAGCTTTACTTAAATGACTTCAGAAGAATCCGTGACGGAGACAGAAATTTTTCTCCAAAAAAATCTATCCAATTGCATGAAAAGTCACTGGCTTGGCTGCAAAAAGAATTCGAGTATCCATTTGATGGCAAGACGGTAGTGGTTACCCATCACCTACCTTCAATGCTATCGGTTGCACAGCGCTATAAGCCCGATCTACTATCCGCCTGTTTTGCCTCCGAGTTAGCCCATCTCTTTGGAAGGATGTCTCTATGGATTCATGGGCATACGCATGACTCCTGTGATTATCAAATGAATGGCACTAGGGTGGTTTGTAATCCTCGCGGTTATGTGCGTTCTAACCATGCTGAGAACCCAGCATTTAATTCATCTTTAATAATTGAAATCTAG
- a CDS encoding PAS domain S-box protein: MSDIIDFKALVSHIGEAVIISDRDENILFWNASAERIFGYSPDEALGKALSIITPERFRERHSKGYFHTIQTGVTKYGNTLLRVPAMHKDGRSISIAFSVSMLFDDKKQPIAIAAIVRDETERFQEERNLKAKLAAYERSE, encoded by the coding sequence ATGTCAGACATCATAGATTTTAAGGCGCTAGTCAGTCATATTGGCGAGGCCGTGATCATTTCTGATCGAGATGAAAATATTTTGTTTTGGAATGCATCTGCTGAGCGCATATTTGGGTATAGCCCAGACGAGGCCTTGGGAAAAGCACTCAGCATCATTACGCCTGAGCGTTTTAGAGAGCGGCACTCTAAAGGGTATTTTCACACTATTCAGACAGGTGTAACAAAGTATGGAAATACTTTGTTAAGAGTTCCTGCGATGCATAAGGATGGGCGTTCTATCTCCATTGCTTTTTCAGTAAGCATGCTTTTTGATGATAAAAAACAACCCATTGCCATAGCTGCGATTGTCCGAGATGAAACTGAACGTTTTCAAGAAGAGCGTAATTTGAAGGCCAAACTGGCAGCATATGAGAGAAGCGAGTAA